Part of the Hemibagrus wyckioides isolate EC202008001 linkage group LG09, SWU_Hwy_1.0, whole genome shotgun sequence genome, GGATGTGGACCCTTGAGCATGCCAGTGCTCATTATGCCAATTTCAGGTAAGTTTCATAAAGAATTGGGAAATCTTCTGTGGTGGTATTATGGATTGAGCTCAATTTGCAGAAAGTCAAACCTTGAAAATCTTGCAAATGTAGACACTGTTTTGTCaaaactgtgtttgtgtgtgttcattatttTGGAAGTGTTAAATGATTTATAAGCTGTACAAGCTGAAACTACCcatagatttatttaaaaatatttatagtaGTGATAGTAAATTGAATATTGAACAGAATAGTAAATTGGTTATTATAGATTTATTGCATTATAAACAACTAAATAGACAAAAAACATTATACTTTCTTTATCTTTCATTAGATATGTACACACTGTCTTACTGCCGTCTCTTACAGGCAGTAGACTAGCTAACTACTAATTAACAAACTAGTAGTGTCCAAACTTATTGCAGACCACTGCCTGAGCTCATGTTGAACTTGTTCCTAATCATTTTCCTATGATGAGAATGTTCAGATTTTTTTGGAAAGACATGTAACTTtgcatttgtaaacaaattgtttaCCATCTAATGGTGGAAGATGTTTTGCTCTGGATCGTTATTTCAGCTGTTCAGGCTCAATCTGCAAGAGGACACATGTGGGTGGGTCTGCTTTTTGGACTGCTGGTGGCCACCATTCTGGGACTTCTGCTTATAGTCCTGGTACACCGCAGAAGCAAAGAATCTCAATTTGGGTAAGCTGGCCCAGCTttaaacagactaattgtaagCAAATGCAGCCATGGGCTATGACTGGTCGACAGTGGGCACAAAGTGCTTTTAATATTCAGAAAATATTCCTGTGCGTTAGCAAGATTTATATTTTCTCGAGCAGGTCTGCATTCAAGTCATCAGGGATGGAATCTGTAGTGTCCTTCACTGCAGCAAGATCCTTCAACAGGCAGGGCTTGGAGTTCCCAGAACACACACGTATGTGTCATTGACATTAAAGTTGCCATTATAAGCACAATCGCTTATTGATGAACTgtatgtttaagtgtgtgttcattagAAATGTTGTGTTCCCTCTAGTGGACAGTCTGGGCATTAACGATGACTTGAAGACCAAGCTGCAGGATGTCCTCATCCCTGAAAGGCTTCTCACCTTAGGGCACATGCTAGGAAAAGGTAAGCATTTTCAACTGCACATCCATTTCAATATACAGGAGAGTTTTTTTGTACAGAAGAGCCTTGTTAGCTTAACAGGTTGGGCACCAAAACATATAGAGGTTTGGCTGGAAAATTTTGTGTATTAAACATTTTCTGTACCCTTCATATGCCACCCAAAATATAAACTGGTAGAGCAATGTGGAgcccaattaaaaataataaacataacagCGATACAAAGTCTGTGGACTATTTAAGATATAATCATTGAGATTAAATTGGTAGTAAATCTGTTTTCACGTGCAGGGGAGTTCGGCTCAGTGCGAGAGGCCTTTCTTAAGATGGAGGACAGCTCTGTGCAGAAGGTGGCAGTGAAAGTACTGAAAAGTGAGCATTTCTTGGATAATCACAACAGGAAACGGCTACTTTTTATTGTGCTTAttcaactttttttgttttttttggttaaaagcTGATATCAACTCTTCAAGTGATATAGAGCAATGCCTCAAAGAGGCTGCCTATATGAAGGATTTTCATCATCCCAACGTCATCCAGCTCATAGGTTTGTAAAAAAAACTTCTTGATTACTGACAATTTGCATTGTAGTGGAATGTACAATGTAACCCATTTTATAGATAGGTGGTCTATATTAGTTAAAGTGAATACATACAATTACTCgacaaaatctagtggaaagcccaGAAGCgtggagattattataacagcaaagggggggctgaaatgggatgttcaaaaagaTCAGGTGTCTAAAAACCTATGGTTGTATAGTATAGAATTGTGCAGGTCacagtcatttaaaatgaaatgcacCCAGTAAAATGTGTAACTATGACTTGTCTAGTTAACTACACTTGTCTGTTCTATTGACTAGAAGGAAATCACAGgatatgtgtctctctctgccagGTGTGAGTCTGCACAGACGACCCCAGCAACGGTTACCTATTCCTATGGTGATCCTTCCCTTTATGAAACATGGTGACCTGCATACTTTCCTCCTTATGTCCCGTCTGGGGGACGAACCCTTTGTGAGTGTCTCTTAATGGCCATTTTAATAACAGCAATAAGACTGTACATTTATGTACATGTTATATAACATATGAACTGATAGACATGTGAAGTCATTTATTCAGCTGATGTCTTTTAATAAAATCCTTTGCCTTCTCTTTTAGTATTTGCTTTCTGAATTTCTTAAACATAGATTTGcataattttttcattttgacgagaaacatttaaaaatgctttaacccctttctctttctgtctttcctaCAGACCCTTTCCCTACAAACACTTGTTCAGTTCATGTTGGATGTTGCTCGGGGAATGGAATATCTTGGCAGCAAAAACATCATCCACAGGGATTTAGCTGCTCGCAACTGCATGTGAGTCTGTTCATTAATTCACTTAGAACCAGTTAGTTGAAGCTTGCAAGTGTAGCTTAAGTATCCAGTAAACAACTTCATATTAAAGCTCATGTTTCAAATGATGGCCTGCCAAAGTAAATCCCATATTTATTTCACTGATATGTTTTAGGTTGAATGAGAACATGACAGTATGCGTAGCAGACTTTGGTCTTTCCAAGAAGATCTACACTGGTGATTATTACAGGCAAGGGTCGGTCTCAAAGTTGCCAGTGAAGTGGATTGCACTGGAAAGTTTGGCTGACAACGTTTATACAACACAAAGTGATGTGGTAATATATGTGTCTATTTATGATGTGCTTTTTAATAGGCATACATTCATGATCACCACTGATATACCAAGACAGTGAATGGTGTATTGGTTGCTACCTTGATTAGTCTGTCCACTTAATTGTAAAGTCATCATAAGCCTAGATAAATCCTGCCAGTCTTCAGTAGGGTTTTTACTGCTGTTAATGTAAAATTACGTCGCAACTTTTTAGATCTGTGTGTTAACAATAATATAGCTAGGTTGAATATTGACAGTACAGATCATGTATCATCAGATCATAAACTAATAGGCTTGTAGCAGTATTCGATTATTCGATTGTTAGTTTTTTATTCTGATCAGAGTTGTGATGTATCCAGAGCCTGTACCAGGAACAAAGGACCAGTCACAAACTCCTTCACATCTAGGAGCAATTTAGAGTGTATTAGAGAATATTGTTTACAGCTACATTGTTTGTTTTACTCAGTGGGCTTTTGGAGTGACCATGTGGGAGATTATGGCTCGAGGACAGACTCCTTATCCTGGGGTGGAAAACTCAGAAGTCTATGAATACCTCATCAAAGGTGAAAGGCTCAAACAGCCACCTGACTGTCCTGATGacatgtgagtttgaatccatACTAttgtaaataattcattttctaTGCCAGGTATTACATGATCAAATGTGCAGCTGATCTTCTTATGGTTCTTATGGTCCAAGCAGATGATTCAGTGTTTATTCAGCTTACCTTTACTCAGCAGACTGCAATGTTGGATGCAGCTTAAAATATTAGGAATTAACAGGGGAAATAAAAAAGGGTGTAGCAATGGATTGTGACGTGAAGCATCATGATCCAAATATCTGATGATGtacatagtaaaaaaaaattgtgattcACATTGCAGAAATCAGCAATCATGCACATGATGCAAGTACACTGTTTGTAATCTGTGTACCTCATAGAGTTAAAATATacaacagatagatagattttatacAGACAAAAATGCACAATGTGTCATTAAAATATTCAGAGTCTATTGTTAGATATATTTGAACACAATATAGTGTAGGATATGCATATATTATACAAACACAATACATGTAAATTTCACATATACTTGGAACTACCATCCTTTATCTCGAAGAACTGCAGCTGCTTTTATGGAGAAAAATGTTCAGATAAAAAGTACGACACACAAAAGCTGAGGTTAAAAGGCTCTATCTGTATTCATTTTGCAAAATGAGTTAGTGTTAAGAATGTTATTTACACGGTGCAGAATATATGTGGCATGTTTTACACCACATTCAATTAATTAAGTGAtatgctatattgccaaaagttttgggacacccctccaaatcattgaattcaggggttgggctcggccccttagttccagtgaaaggaactcttaatgcttcagcataccaagacattttggacaatttcatgctcccaactttgtgggaacagtttggggacgaccccttcctattccaacatgactgcacaccagtgcataaagcacggtccataaagacatggataagtgagtttggtgtggaagaacttcagagagtcctgacctcaacctgatagaacacctttgggatgaattagagcggagactgacagccaggccttcttgtccaacatcagtgcctgacctcacaaatgcgcttctagaggaattgtcaaaaattctcataaacactcCTAAAtgttgtggaaagccttcccagaagagttgaagctgttatagttggcATAAAggcatattacattcatgtgcatgcaaaggcagatgtcccaaaacttttggctatatacactatattgccaaaagtattcgctcacccatccaaataatcagaatcaggtgttccaatcacttccatggccacaggtgtataaaatcaagcatgcagactgtttttacaaacatttgtgaaagaatgggtcgctctcaggagctcagtgaattccagcgtggaactgtgataggatgccacctgtgcaacaaatccagtcgtgaaatttcctcgctcctaaatattccacagtcaactgtcagctgtattataagaacgtggaagtgtttgggaacgacagaaactcagccacgaagtggtaggccacgtaaactgacggagcggggtcagcggatgctgaggcgcatagtgcgaagaggtcgccgactttctgcagagtcaatcgctacagacctccaaacttcatgtggccttcagattagctcaagaacagtgcacagagagcttcatggaatgggtttccatggccgagcagctgcatccaagccatacatcaccaagtgcaatgcaaagcgtcggatgcagtggtgtaaagcacgccgccactggactctagagtcggtggagacgcgttctctggagtgacgaatcgcgcttctccatctggcaatctgatggacgagtctgggtttggtggttgccaggagaacggtacttgtctgactgcattgtgccaagtgtaaagtttggtggaggggggattatggtgtggggttgtttttcaggagctgggcttggccccttagttccaatgaaaggaactctgaatgcttcagcataccaagacattttggacaattccatgctcccaactttgtgggaacagtttggagctggccccttcctcttccaacatgactgtgcaccagtgcacaaagcaaggtccataaagacatggatgacagagtctggtgtggatgaacttgactggcctgcacagagtcctgacctcaacccgatagaacacctttgggatgaattagagtggagactgagagccaggccttctcgtccaacatcagtgtgtgacctcacaaatgcgcttctggaagaatggtcaaaaattcccataaacacactcctaaaccttgtggacagccttcccagaagagttgaagctgttatagctgcaaagggtggaccgacgtcatattgaaccctatggattaggaatgggatgtcacttaagttcatatgcgagtcaaggcaggtgagcgaatacttttggcaatatagtgtatatatctatatctatatatatatgtatatatgtatgtatgtatgtatatatatatatatatatatatatatatctatatatatatatatatatatatatatatatatatatatatatatatataattgaaaTGCTGCTTAGAATGCTACAGCATTTAAAATTAATGGCTTGGTTTTCTAaattgctaaaaataaaaatcatgagaggtttgtttctttttttttcttccccattCAGCTATGAGATCATGCACAGCTGCTGGTCTCCTGTTCCTAAGTGTCGTCCCAGTTTCCAACAACTGGTGGCTCAGTTAGAGGGTCTCTGTACTGAACTTTCTCCAGCGGCCACAAAGGAGCAACTGCTTTATGTGAACctggaagatgatgatgatagggAGCTGGATTCAGGGCTCGGAGCGACTGCCAACACACCGGGCACTTACGAGCCACAGTGGGGTGTACCTTGGCAATGTACAGATATGGAGGATATTGAAAAAGACTGGCTTGTAGTGTCCTCGGGAGCTGCACTGGCTATCGGCGGTGACTATCGCTATATTATTGGCCCATGTGGGTCTACAGACAGGGAGAGCAGACAGTCTGAGGACGGCCGCTCGGAAGATATCAGAGACGATGAGGATGTTATCATAAATGTGTGACAGTTTTTTAATATATGAAATGTATGATGTATTAGCAAGTTCTGATAAACTGAAGGAGCTTGTGAAATGTGTATGACATAAAGAACACTTTTATGAGGCAAAATAGACATATACAATCAGCTAATACCATGAAGTAGGCATAGTTTTCAAAggtagtatatataaataaatgtttacaagcaaaaaaaaagctaaaaggtTTTCAATACTTAGAAAAGTTAGTTTATTAACTTTGTACCACGAGCACTGATTTACTGTACATATAATGTTTCTCATTGATGTATTTCCTCTGTCAGAGATCTCTTGCTTTTACTTTGTCATGTAAAATAATTGTTTGTCCTTTTACAATGCCAGTATTGCAGAGTTTGTACAGGATCTACACAGAATTGGTGATTTGGGGTATTGTACAAATGGTGTATGTTGTAAGTGTCCACATTACAGTATTCTGTATTATATCTGGATGTGAAGTGATGAGATGTCTGTTGGTGGTTTAGGTTATTTTAATGTCAAATGGATCACCTTTAACAAATGGTGAAGAATTTAAGTGTCATTTATTATGGTTGAATAACTTTGTACAATTTACATTTTCCTTTAGTTCATTAGTGAATGAGAACTAAAATTTGTTATGCCTTTTAAAAGGGtatctttttaaaatgatttaacatTCCTTGTCAGAAGTGGATATGAccatgtttatatatgtatgtatgtatgtatgtatgtatgtataatgtgtgtgtgtgtatacactaccgctcaaaagtttgggatcactggcttgatttcagctacggaggaagactccatcagccaatccatcttgtgggagattctccaggaagcatggggtgaaatctcatcagattatcttgaataATTGACAggtagaatgcccaggctgtaattgctgcaaaaggtgttttttcttttttttgaggaaggcaaagtttgagaaaaacattcatcatttccatcaaaatcattatttctaactctgacatgtcagcatgacctgttcttttgctatattttctattcagactaattccgtgtgtgtttctttggaaaacaataaaatttttgagTGAACCCAAACtattgagcggtagtgtatatattagAGCAGAAAAAGACTTGACTATATGGCTATTATGGTTGTACACAAATCAAGCATTGAACATGTAACAATGGAAGTGATGTACGGGCACCAAAATATCCCCAAACTATGGGTGGAAGTAAATACAGTATGAATGCTTCATTACGTGGGCTACACACAGCCTTTAGCTGACACTTGAAATATCTCAAACTTTCAGgttctttttctttaatagTGTTTATGGGAAAGTTCTTAAAACAGTGTTACGATGGAGCTGATATTGTGTTATCTTCAAACTGAAGTGGAACATGTTCATTTTCAACACCGTTCtgattttgaataaaaaataaacatgaatttTGAAGTAGTGTCAGAATTGTGAATATTTCTCACATTTGTGTGAATATTAAGGCAAAGTATTTCCAATTTAATGTTTCCCAATGGACTTCAAGCTGATCAAGCTGCTAGACCACCTTTGCCAACTAGTGTTTTTTCATTTGTGAACAAATCTGTGTTTCTGAATGAATCTATAAAGTGAACAAATCATACTTGTTCAATTCCATACACTGACTCATATTTTTCATTCCATGAACAACACTTAAATGTGACTGATTTGCATTTTCCTGTATTAGACTGTAGGCTGTAGGGGAGCATGTCATTGGTTCGAAATACTGAATGAATACGCATCTTACTGACAAGACTTGGTATCGAGTCTGAACGAGAGTGGTACTGAGTCTGTACAAACTGGAACATGTGGTCCAGGACAAACTGAATGAACTAGTTTGTCAATAATCTGATCGAAGAGAGACTTGTTAATCgtgaacaaaatgaacaaacatgACATACAATCAGCTCTATGTGATTCTTACTGGTTTAACAGGAGGAGAAATTGGCAGGGCCATGCTATAAAGAGAATGTAGCACTTGAAACGTTTTCTATCTGTGCATGAAGCATAACCCCAATTTATGAACATGTAATAACTGATGgtgatattaaataataaaaaaataaccttCACTGAAAGTTGATTACTGCAGTGTCATGCTTCTTTAATATTAGCTCAGCAGTTGGCAAAATACAGGAAAATAGTTCTGCTGTTGTTATTAAACAACATTTTCAAGTACATTTGTAGACATGCACAtttttataacaacaacaaaaaaggtcAGTGAACGAATCTCAGTGAATCGTTTTggtgaactgaatcaaatgattCGAGTCACTGGGGTGAATCGGAAATTACCACAGCTATTACCAACTGATTAGTTATTTTCCATTTACACCCTTTTCCCAAATGTGATCTTGGGCTATGCCAAAAACAGCAGGATAGGACAGAAACCACTAAAACACCCGATGTGGCGCAATACTTAACACATTGGAAAGTGACTCCTTAACCGTAGTTTATTCGCAGTAGCATTAAATCTCGTCTTATCATAATCTTTCTTCTAAAATCAGATCCATAtattcacatatatatatgtgaataatatacacatatattcgCAGCACCATTTATCATTCTAGTTCATGTTGGTGATACATTCATTAAAGTAAGGTGGttggaaaaaataaagtaaGGGTAGAACCGAGGGCCAGTTTTCCTGCAGCACCTTCTCTCAGCACTTCCGTTCTCCTCGATAGGTGTCCTCCTCACTGTGCTCCTGAGTGAACGTTAACCCTGTCTGCTACACGTTGTTCATCAGCTTTAGTTACGGGTTTCCGACGACACAATCCGTCCGGTATAATAAATCCGAAACGAGAGAATACGATCCCGACAACAAACGGCTGAAGAAGTGTTAAGTAAACGCATGCGCGCTTTGGCTTTCCAGCCATGTGCCGTTACGCCGAAGCTGCGCGCGAGATGCCTACGTGAACGCGCCTGTTCTGTTGGTGTCGTGACGTAGCGCGTCGTAACATGCACGCAGCGTCCGAGGGTGAGACGTACAGCATAATATTTTGAGATTAGAGCGCAAAACGGACGACATTAACGGAGGCAAGGGTTgcgcatatatttttttattttatttatttagaagagGCCAACCTCGATTTGGGCACGTGCATGTTCTTGTTGAGGGACCGAGCAGACTGACTCGACCGCGTGGTTTGTTGTTCAGACTCGCTTCTGATTCACCCGCCATTCGACACTCACTGTTCGACGTGCACGCGCCGCACGTACTCTCTCCGGCCTTGTCGAGATATAACTGACGTCGGCGAAAACACTCGACGTCCATGATTCAAAGGTGATTGAAACTTAATTCTTGTTTACATGGACAAGCAGGTATGGTAGATACATCGCTGTTTATCATCCGCGAAGTGTAATGAAGCTGAAATATTAACGGTTCAGAGAAGATCATGTCTATGGGCCTGGCTGAAATGTTGGTAGGCCTCCCTCAGTCGAAGTTTAGCTAGCCAACCTCGGGTATTCTCGGGAACCCAAGTTTCACAGGCCCAAAAAACTCCGATTTAACAAGTGTGAAGTCATTCAAACGAGCTTTCagcatgaataaaacaaatatttgctTGAGGTAAAGTCCTCGGCGATGTGGAGTCAGTAGTTTGCGCGCATTGTAACTGCGAGAGAATTGGGCTGGAGTTGAAAATCACTGTAAATTAACTCGATACGTGGGTAATAAACCATGTCAGAATCAGacattacaaaaaaatcaaaaccaCCGACATTTGAAACATCCCTACCCATTTCCATCAATATGTCTATCGTGAGCACGAAGAACAAAATCTTACAATCTGTAGCCGGCTGTTTACAGAAGGAAAGTAGCTAGTGCATCCTCTCAGCCGCTAGATGGCGCAGTGTGCATTTTCACGTAGTGGACATgttcatttgcatatcaaaacATGGTGCATGAAGGAAAACCTCACCAGGGTACTAGAAATggaatataatattaaaatgcaagcaAAAATGTTATGGATGAAATGAAGAAGAGTTTACAATGAAGGGCATTGGTTCAGtgaaatggtgatcagtgattggttgttgcaAGCAAGGCTTTACATACCGGTGGTGTATCAACCGAACCAGCTCTCTCAACTCATAAAGCCAACAGGTATGATGTTAGATAGGAAGTCTTATTTAGTGTATTATAAGAAAGTTTAGGTCTGTGGCTAGGCTCTGTTtgcttttaaataaagtgtttaaagTCTTAACCGTCTCTTTTATGGCTTATGATTATAGGTGGAGGGATATGTTATGGTTCATGTATGTTCCGTATGTGAACAGACAATGTTGCTTCCTGTAGCTTGGGTTAATATTACCAGCGGGATTAGTTAGCTGATTTGTGTTAGTGAGCATCTCCTTTACTCTTCAAGGGAATTGGCAAATTCAGTCTGAACGTCCCCTACgtttttttcccatttcttTTGGAAAACACAAACCTGATTAGGACCCTGTTTATACTTGGTGGTTGCATTTGTTTATATGTAGAAGTTGAAGAACTTCTAGTAATGGCAAAAAAAGTATTCAGCCACTTGTCCTTGTAATTAAATATACTTACTGTGCATATATCCACTTCAGATTGAAACTTAGGATGCCTTTTGGCTTTGTACTTATAAATAAGAACAATAAGTATGTACTGTCAAGCATAAATGGATATATATTCAACTCAACTATTAGACACTAcatgagaaaataaatatatttaatggttAAATAAACCAAGGtagatacactatgttgccaaatgttttggggtTGGGCttagcctcttagttccagtgaaaggaactcttaatgcttcagcataccaagacattttggacaatttcatgcttccagctttgtgggaacagtttgggcatggttccttcctgttccaacatgaccacgcaccagtgcacaaagcaaggtccataaagacatggatgagcgagtttggtgtagaggaacttgactggcctgcacttgactgagtcctgacctcaacctgatagaacaccttcggtatgaatggtcaaaaatttccataaatacactcctaaaccttgggGAAAGCCTTTGCAGAAGAGtttaagctgttatagctgcaaagggtggaccaacttcatattaaattcatgtgcatgtaaaggcagacgtcccagttttggcctggcttgcGGTctcattcatcccaaaggtattctttcaggttgaggtcaggactctgtgcaggccagtcaagttaaatgggagcatgaaattgtccaaaataacttggtatgttgaagcattaagag contains:
- the tyro3 gene encoding tyrosine-protein kinase receptor TYRO3 → MGIYLWMILFLLHNANRVEGLKFTKNPANLTVTQGNMARLGCAVEGLIEPEIMWMKDGEKLYSMDQMYITIDTHHWETYHSVKSVQQQDAGKYWCEVEHHGTVISSEPAWITVEGVPHFTLEPQDIATFPGAPFNLTCEAIGPPDPVQVLWWLGGVQEGDFRPSPSVLMVEGVNDSIKFYCEAKNARGISVSRTGTVYIKVPPDSPTNIHLDQMSDNVTLMWSPGFTGYSDLSTCTIQMSKNSGTKMKLPELQVTVPPFQHTFGGLSSHSNYSFRIRCGNEVGSSPFSPWVDFQTPEAVPSAAPKNLTFQLTEQQLSLNWAALNDEELNGRLLAYKVQWNIGGESQEPLLFKENFAHLSGGARFFNATFQVSACTVVGCGPLSMPVLIMPISAVQAQSARGHMWVGLLFGLLVATILGLLLIVLVHRRSKESQFGSAFKSSGMESVVSFTAARSFNRQGLEFPEHTLDSLGINDDLKTKLQDVLIPERLLTLGHMLGKGEFGSVREAFLKMEDSSVQKVAVKVLKTDINSSSDIEQCLKEAAYMKDFHHPNVIQLIGVSLHRRPQQRLPIPMVILPFMKHGDLHTFLLMSRLGDEPFTLSLQTLVQFMLDVARGMEYLGSKNIIHRDLAARNCMLNENMTVCVADFGLSKKIYTGDYYRQGSVSKLPVKWIALESLADNVYTTQSDVWAFGVTMWEIMARGQTPYPGVENSEVYEYLIKGERLKQPPDCPDDIYEIMHSCWSPVPKCRPSFQQLVAQLEGLCTELSPAATKEQLLYVNLEDDDDRELDSGLGATANTPGTYEPQWGVPWQCTDMEDIEKDWLVVSSGAALAIGGDYRYIIGPCGSTDRESRQSEDGRSEDIRDDEDVIINV